Proteins from a genomic interval of Mesobacillus sp. S13:
- the pepV gene encoding dipeptidase PepV, with the protein MTSINWMKEVEKRESDLIKDAQDLLKIKSVLDEENSTDEAPLGEGVREALDYMLQLGEKDGFTAKNVGNLAGHLEFGQGDEIVGVLCHVDVVPEGDGWTSDPYGAEIRDGKIFARGAIDDKGPTMAAYYAMKIVKELGLPLNKRVRMIIGTDEESDWRCVDHYFEHEEMPTMGFAPDADFPIIYAEKGIADYDLVSKAAGNEKEDYDAEVTNFSSGRRYNMVPDFAKVELVVQQGQTDIVQRFEEFKRNNELDGRAVVESGKLILELEGVSAHGMEPDNGKNAGLYMASFLSELNLDGSSEKFFQFVSKFLGKDSRGRALGVAYTDDITGDLTINVGKLSYSKEKGGRAGLNMRYPVTTDLEKTKGILNQVLEAEELTIENFSNSNPHHVDENDFLIQTLKKVYEEQVGEKAELISIGGGTYARSLKSGVAFGPLFPGRPDIAHQKDEYMIIEDLLRATAIYAQAIYELAK; encoded by the coding sequence ATGACTTCAATCAATTGGATGAAGGAAGTAGAAAAAAGAGAATCGGACTTAATTAAGGATGCTCAGGACCTGCTGAAAATCAAGAGTGTTTTGGATGAGGAAAACTCTACAGATGAGGCACCGCTTGGTGAGGGTGTAAGAGAAGCATTGGATTACATGCTGCAACTTGGTGAAAAGGATGGTTTTACGGCTAAGAATGTCGGTAATCTGGCCGGTCACCTTGAATTCGGGCAAGGAGACGAAATCGTCGGTGTCCTCTGCCATGTCGATGTCGTGCCAGAAGGGGATGGCTGGACAAGTGACCCTTATGGGGCAGAAATTCGCGACGGGAAAATTTTCGCTCGAGGAGCCATCGACGATAAAGGGCCAACCATGGCGGCATATTATGCGATGAAAATCGTTAAAGAATTAGGTTTGCCACTTAATAAGCGAGTCCGAATGATCATTGGTACTGATGAGGAAAGCGACTGGCGCTGTGTAGACCATTATTTTGAACATGAGGAAATGCCAACAATGGGCTTTGCTCCGGACGCTGACTTCCCGATCATTTACGCTGAAAAAGGAATTGCGGACTATGACTTAGTTTCAAAAGCAGCCGGTAATGAAAAAGAAGATTACGATGCGGAGGTAACCAATTTTTCTTCCGGGCGCCGCTATAATATGGTACCTGATTTTGCTAAGGTAGAACTGGTTGTTCAGCAAGGACAAACGGATATTGTCCAGCGCTTTGAGGAATTCAAAAGGAACAACGAATTAGATGGCAGAGCTGTAGTTGAAAGCGGCAAGCTGATCCTTGAGCTTGAAGGTGTATCAGCGCACGGCATGGAGCCTGACAATGGCAAAAATGCAGGCCTTTATATGGCAAGCTTCCTCTCCGAGTTGAACCTGGATGGAAGCAGTGAAAAGTTCTTTCAATTTGTCTCCAAGTTCCTGGGCAAGGATTCACGCGGCAGGGCGCTCGGAGTTGCATATACTGATGATATCACCGGAGATTTGACAATCAATGTCGGGAAACTTTCCTACTCCAAGGAAAAAGGCGGCCGCGCGGGCTTGAACATGCGCTATCCGGTAACGACTGATCTTGAGAAGACAAAAGGAATCTTAAATCAGGTTTTAGAGGCTGAAGAGTTAACCATTGAGAACTTCTCGAACTCCAACCCACATCATGTGGATGAAAATGACTTCCTCATCCAGACTTTGAAGAAAGTGTATGAAGAACAGGTTGGTGAAAAGGCGGAACTTATTTCAATCGGCGGAGGTACATATGCAAGGTCCCTGAAATCAGGTGTGGCATTTGGCCCGCTTTTCCCTGGAAGACCTGACATCGCTCATCAGAAGGATGAATATATGATTATTGAAGACCTTCTCAGGGCAACTGCGATTTATGCACAAGCAATTTATGAACTGGCTAAATAA
- a CDS encoding DeoR family transcriptional regulator: protein MKPSTNRMINRIKSIYMYICQNGTVTTQDLVEEFGITPRTIQRDLNVLAYNDLVKSPSRGKWTTTQKKVKMSS from the coding sequence TTGAAACCTTCGACTAACCGGATGATAAACCGCATCAAATCCATCTACATGTATATATGTCAGAATGGTACTGTCACAACTCAAGATCTTGTAGAGGAATTCGGAATTACTCCTCGAACCATCCAGAGGGATTTGAATGTCCTGGCTTATAACGACTTAGTGAAAAGTCCGAGCCGAGGTAAATGGACAACGACCCAGAAAAAGGTAAAGATGTCTTCATAA
- a CDS encoding pseudouridine synthase, producing the protein MRIDKVLSNLGYGSRKDVKKLLKDGAVKVNHAIVKDAKHHVNPENDSITLNGEEIHYREFIYLMMNKPPGVISATEDNRDETVIDLLEIEDQVFEPFPVGRLDKDTEGLLLITNDGQLSHRLLSPKKHVPKTYFAVIEGEVTEEDIEAFKKGVTLDDGYETKPGDLVILKSGLTSDIELTIIEGKFHQVKRMFEAVGKRVIYLKRLSMGPLKLDDTLELGEYRELTDEEVEMLQTYEV; encoded by the coding sequence ATGCGAATCGATAAAGTGCTTTCAAACTTAGGATACGGAAGCAGGAAAGACGTGAAGAAACTTTTAAAAGACGGTGCTGTAAAAGTAAATCATGCTATTGTCAAGGATGCAAAGCACCATGTGAATCCTGAAAATGATTCGATCACATTAAACGGGGAAGAGATCCATTATAGAGAATTTATTTATTTAATGATGAACAAGCCTCCTGGCGTCATCTCAGCAACGGAGGACAACCGTGATGAGACGGTGATTGATTTGCTGGAAATCGAAGACCAGGTATTCGAGCCCTTCCCGGTAGGGAGGCTTGATAAGGATACCGAGGGCCTGCTGTTGATCACGAATGATGGACAGCTATCTCACAGGCTTTTATCACCAAAAAAACATGTTCCTAAAACCTATTTTGCGGTAATAGAGGGAGAAGTGACGGAAGAGGATATAGAGGCATTCAAGAAAGGTGTCACTCTCGATGATGGTTATGAAACAAAACCGGGTGATCTTGTTATTTTAAAATCCGGCTTAACTTCTGATATCGAGCTGACGATTATCGAAGGCAAATTCCATCAGGTGAAGCGGATGTTCGAAGCAGTCGGAAAAAGAGTCATTTACCTGAAGAGATTGTCGATGGGGCCGCTTAAGCTCGATGACACGCTGGAGCTCGGGGAATACAGGGAGCTGACAGACGAAGAAGTGGAAATGTTGCAAACTTATGAAGTATAA